From the Lathyrus oleraceus cultivar Zhongwan6 chromosome 3, CAAS_Psat_ZW6_1.0, whole genome shotgun sequence genome, the window TAGCAGCAGGTGTGGCAGAGTTCCGGCTTAAAAAAATAAATTGAGCTGATTATTTGTGTCTAAAGAATTATCAACGTCCCCTCCCACAACTTGACCCTAGCTCTGCTCCTGGCTAGACCAAGATCGTATACTACATCAAGAGCATATAAGCACAACACTCTATTGAAATGCAACTAGTAAAAGGTCTATTTGGCTCAGACTAAATCAAGAGAATAAATGCCATAAATCCTTATATTCCATAGGAAGTAAGATTGATCAAGGACAACACCAAAATCCAAACCCATTTAGCCCTACTCCATATTGAAGAAAAGGAGGGACTAGTAGTGAAGCTGCTGGAGGCAGTGTCATCTCAATTGAATTAAAATTTTCAAACACAAGCAGTTGCGAGCAATACGCACACAGCCAAACAATGTTTTCAACTTTTCATGAACAATTAAAAACCTATACATattgtattattattattattcaatgGTCAGTGAAGTTCATTAAAAAACTAGTTCAACTAACAATTACAGAACAAAAGTACTGCACTCAGTGTTAGCAGCTACTAGCTATAGAGTAAATACGAAACAATATTATAGTAATAAACAAAGAAAAGCTTTGAATGTACAAAGCTACTACTACAATCATACACAATTCTAGGAGCTTTTCTGTAAGTGAAATTAAGTGAACTTTACATCTTGTAGTTCTAGCTAAAATCCCTAAATGAATTTCTAATAATCTAGTTTCGGAGAACTCACGAATGAAGTTGAAGCTACAGAGCTCAATGAGGTATGATAGCGTTCATTTTATAGCAGAGAAACAGACAAAGAGATCAAGGGAGAGATTGAGCGAACGAAATAACAAAAAGAACAATGCAAATTAATCTGATTCTGAAGATAGAGAGATGCTTACAATTGAGCGGCGGCGTTCCACTCTGCAGATAGATTTTGAAGCTCGGCTGAGGACTGCGAGTTGGCCGTCGTCAGGGAAAGATGCCGGAGGCACCGTGTGAAGATGAAGCAGAAATGGGAGAGTTCAAAACCCTAACACCGTGACTATTTGGTAGTAGTAGTacattgataaaaaaaattaaaattaaaattaaaataaaacccgACCCGCTTCTTAACGGGTAGAAGTAAGTACGTGTCAAATGGGTTATTGCTAGACAGATGTGAGCAAGGGACGCCTTATATGAGTCCTAATTCAAATCTTAATTTTTATGATTATTACTAGTGTTCTGCATGGAGGAAAAAAAAAGGTAAATTCTTTAATATTTATGAGTTTTTATAAATTGATCTAaaattttaatttgttttaaGATAAAATAATGGGTGAGTttgttttaactttaaaaaaaagtttttttttttaatttttgaaaatggattctacaaaaatatttttcaaaattttacaagtttttttaaatttgttttttataaattaaaagattgaattgttcattctatagcataaatatacattattgaagatcaaaacatagtcaaaatcacattttttaaaaaaagaagACAAATCTTCCCTTACAGTACGACAACCACGAAGAGTTGTACGGCAAAGTCCGCAAGCCGCATAGTTGTGTGGTGTCATATAGATGAGCACACCCAATTTAAGGTGCATCTCAACCAAATCTCCTTCTAAATAACGTACATCGTAAACTCTGAAAGTGCCAGAACAATCTTCCACCATGTTGATAGAAGCTCCTCCATGTTGAGGTAGTGTATTGACTTGTACATTTGGGTTGACATCTATGAAAGATAGAATGTCACTTTTGGTCAACCTTTGGACATTAGACTTCAAGCCATAACAGTATTCTAAATTGTGTCCAGGTGCCCCTTGGTGGTAGGTGCAAAACTGATCAGCTTTATACCAATATGGAAGTTTCTTTAGAACAGGGGGCGGAGGTCTAGTGTGAATGTGCTTCTTGTTGACCAAATATGGGAATAGTTATGTGTAAGTCATAGGTATCAGATCGAATTACGACCTTCTTTGAACTTGATTATTGTTGTATTGTGGGCGGGCCTGTTGTTGAGGCCGTTGTTGCGGTTGCGGGATATTCTGCTGAATGTTTGACGTTGTTGTTGTGTAAACTGTggttgttgttgtcgttgttgaACCTGTGGTTGAGATTGTTGTAAGAATTGTGGCTAGTAGGCCGAAGCTACTGCTACaatatgttgttgttgatatctCTGCCTTGTTCTTCTGTGTACCACCGCACTGAcatcttgctctttcttcttAGAGAACCCAACTCCAAACTTTTTGACGCTGCTAGATGAATCACCTCCCTTAACCAATTGCCtctcacggacaccttcttcgagccgcatccccatattcaccatgTCGGTGAAATCACTTGGTGCACTCGCTATCATTCGTTCATAGTAGAAAGGACTTAGAGTCTTCAAGTAGATCTTAGTCATTTCGCTTTCTTCGAGAGGAGGACAAATTTGGGCGGCAACCTCGCGCCATCTTTGTGCATattccttgaaagtttccttgtctATTTGGGACATAGCCCATAGTTGATCTCTGTCTGGCGCCATGTCGACATTGTACTTGTACTTCCTGATGAAAGCTTCACCTAGATCGTTGAATATGCGAATATGGTCACTATACAAGTTCATGTACCATTTGAGAGCGacaccagtcagactatcttgaaaatagTGAATTAGTAATTGGTGGTTGTCAGTTTGAGTGGACATTTTTCGGGCATACATAGTTAAGTGGTTTCTCGGACAAGAATcccccttgtacttttcaaagtcagatACTTTGAATTTGGCAGGTATTTTGACATTTGGCACAAGGCAGAGATCATGGGCATTCTTCCCAAATAGATATTTCCCCTAAGGGTTTTAATATCTCTCTGCATCTCAGCGAATTGATCTTGGAATTCATACGTTTTCTTGTATGCTCCCATACTCTCACTTGGAGTGGCGTGAAAGATGGACTCTTCATGATATGGAGTAGTGTGTATCAcaggaggtggcactgacatgaccgcAAGCAATACATGAGCTTCAGGAACTTGTGGGCGGTAACCTTCTGGTACATAATTTGGTGGCATGCCCCAAGGGAAATTGGGGTGCATTTGATACCGAGGTGCGTTCACAGGTGCCACAAAAATGGGTGTAGACACGACCTCTGAAATTACAGTTCTTTGAATAGGATCTGGGGGTGGCTGATTCTGAGTAGCCACCATCGTTTCCATCATTGTTGTGAGTCTCTCCTAACTGCCTTTGAGTGAAGCAACTTCTCCCTTAAGTTCCTGGTTTTCCTGCTTAAGTTGTTCCATCCTTTTCTGATGACTAGCTTAGGTGTTGTACCGGTGAAACAACTTGTCTATTGGTGTGAAAGACAAGGATAAGTCCCGGAATGCAAAAAGATGTAATGTttagaatgatgcatgatatgcacGCAAATGAATTTAAAGGAACTTTAATAAACATAATTATTGAAAACATAATGGagagaaatgttactcttttGATAGCTAAAAAAAATCTTATTTCATTAATATTGGAAAGATTAAATTTTTTGAAGTACACTTTTAAAAGATACAAGAAAATAGCTAGAATCCTAAGGAAGTTGTTGATAAGAAGATCTAATCCCTCTTTGTAGCTTCCTATTGAGCTCCTTGATTCGGTCCTTCATCTAAGTCTTTTCAACCACTAGCTTGTCGACAATCATCTTCCAAGTGCCTGAAGTGGGAGGATTATCTGAACCCGGACTGGCCTAatgctagaggaaaataaatcctcgTGCACCTTTCTTTTCTTGTTAGCAAGCTCTTCATCATTCCTTTGCTTCAAATGTCTTTGAAGTTCTTCATTCTCTGCATGGACGATTTGATACTTGTTCTTCCAAGCATCCCTTTGTCGTTGCATTCTAGTCAAAACAATCTTGAGTTTCTCCACGTCAGTCATGAAAATGAGAGAAGGTTCTTTAACAGTTAAAGACAAAGGCTCTTGTCGAGGATAAGGCATTTTCAAACTAACGGCCCTAGGTTGCACCCATTGGATATAAGGCTCCAAAGAGACGCAATTTAGATTTCCTAGAACTTCTCTTCTTTTCTTATGGACGTGGCGTCAGACATGCACAATCTTTTCTTTGAACGCTTTGTTGTCTTCTCCCTCCTTGAAGAAGAAACTCTCTAAGAAGATGGTGTTAGGTTTGTCCTTCATTGGGTATCCAAactgacggcgagccaaaaccGGGTTGTAGTTAATGCCTCCctttgtaccaagaagaggtacattaggaaactcaccacaactatcaacAACTTTCACCCCCTCATAAGCACGATCAAACCAATCAATGTCAGAATGAGTGGGAGACATAATCTTTTGTGACCATAGCAAACTATCTTTGAGGTCCCAAAAGGAAGTAGACTGAGccaagtgcgaaataaaccacttgtagaGCAGAGTACAACATATGATCATTCCTCCCTTATGAGAATTCCTGAGATGGACTGAATGGTAAGCATATGCAAGCAAGGTGGGAATTGGATTTCCAATTAGGAATATTTTGATAACATTAATGTCAACAAAGTTGTTAAAATTAGGGAAGAGGAacaatccatagatgagcaaggCAAGAATAGCCTCAAAAGCGTCCATACTCTTCATGCTAGCAAAATAACGAGCCTCCTCTATCAAGAATTTTGAAGGCAAGCCAAGAATTCCTCCTTTTATAGTCAGATTAACTTTGATCTCATACATCCCTAAATGAGTATCTTCTAGAATGTCTTGATGCTTTAGGATTTCTTCTAAATCGGAAAAGGGTACTTGATCAGGAATGGGTAGGCCAATCAGGTGAGAAaactcctccaaggtaggcacaagctgataatctggaaaGGTAAAGCACCAGTACAatggatcatagaactgaaccaatGTAAC encodes:
- the LOC127130649 gene encoding uncharacterized protein LOC127130649 codes for the protein MDFGRRKTQKYTFKSPKLEDLRELGYLVVNPEDFKDKYGRLLTLLKTNMVEGILVTLVQFYDPLYWCFTFPDYQLVPTLEEFSHLIGLPIPDQVPFSDLEEILKHQDILEDTHLGMYEIKVNLTIKGGILGLPSKFLIEEARYFASMKSMDAFEAILALLIYGLFLFPNFNNFVDINVIKIFLIGNPIPTLLAYAYHSVHLRNSHKGGMIICCTLLYKWFISHLAQSTSFWDLKDSLLWSQKIMSPTHSDIDWFDRAYEGVKVVDSCGEFPNVPLLGTKGGINYNPVLARRQFGYPMKDKPNTIFLESFFFKEGEDNKAFKEKIVHV